The following are encoded in a window of Sinomonas cyclohexanicum genomic DNA:
- a CDS encoding HpcH/HpaI aldolase family protein — protein sequence MSLPTSLRGLMAERPVLGTFLKIPRFEIVDILALSGFDFLVCDYEHSQMSVGEACDVVRAGRARGLPVLVRVPALDRGDINRLLEAGAAGIQLARGSGPAAGELRKLVSYPPLGTRSVSLAQPAADYGMGVTLAGHFERSNSTVLAVGQFETADYADGIDAAMAALDVAFIGPVDLSVDLGTPGEQDSAPMRAAAEAIEAAAAARGVPMGIFAGSAEAAADAVARGYRYIVAGSDLTMLAGGARQFSGLLQAAGG from the coding sequence ATGTCCCTCCCAACCTCCCTGCGCGGCCTCATGGCCGAGCGCCCCGTCCTCGGCACGTTCCTGAAGATCCCGCGGTTCGAGATCGTGGACATCCTGGCCCTCTCCGGCTTCGACTTCCTGGTCTGCGACTACGAGCACTCGCAGATGTCGGTCGGGGAGGCATGCGACGTCGTGCGGGCCGGCCGGGCGCGCGGCCTTCCGGTCCTCGTCCGGGTCCCCGCGCTGGACCGGGGCGACATCAACCGCCTGCTCGAGGCCGGCGCCGCCGGGATCCAGCTCGCCCGCGGTTCGGGGCCGGCGGCGGGGGAGCTGCGGAAGCTCGTCTCGTACCCGCCGCTGGGGACCCGGTCCGTCTCACTCGCGCAGCCGGCGGCGGACTACGGGATGGGCGTGACCCTGGCCGGGCACTTCGAGCGGTCCAACTCCACGGTGCTGGCGGTGGGGCAGTTCGAGACCGCCGACTACGCCGACGGGATCGACGCCGCCATGGCCGCCCTGGACGTGGCGTTCATCGGGCCCGTGGACCTCTCCGTGGACCTCGGCACTCCGGGGGAGCAAGACTCGGCGCCGATGCGGGCCGCCGCGGAGGCGATCGAGGCGGCCGCTGCGGCGCGCGGGGTTCCGATGGGCATCTTCGCCGGCTCGGCGGAGGCCGCGGCCGACGCCGTGGCGCGCGGCTACCGCTACATCGTCGCCGGCTCGGACCTGACGATGCTCGCGGGCGGGGCGAGGCAGTTCAGCGGGTTGCTGCAGGCAGCCGGTGGTTGA
- a CDS encoding DUF2075 domain-containing protein produces the protein MTSFRIERLALDSESVKVWADGDARHRNWPVVYTLNNDSSIYIGESLNAATRMTQHIANGRGGLHAVRVIVDDRFNKSACLDLESYLIRFFAGDGRFTVENRNEGITDADYYDRGQYQQTFDQVFETLRKEGMFSQTIPQIVNSDLFKLSPFKALTQDQAGAVNDILEGLFEDLENRRSSTIVIQGDPGTGKTIVAIYLMKLLTDIRSHHNEDVVESDSIFAQYFLEGYPDLLRDFRVALVVPQQSLRQSIQNVFAKTPGLTKDMVLSQFDVGFSETPYDLLIVDEAHRLSQRANQSSGVRNRDFQTINERLFGSDDDALTQLDWIKKQSNHQIFLVDAAQSVRPADLPKERMKSLLSEAKDDHRLYPLLTQMRLQAGEDYVTYVRSMLTDSAPQPQGFGEYEFALYDDLTAMLTRIREKEHESKLARLVAGYAWPWVSKKNPKAYDIEVDGCRLRWNSTDRDWINSPKSVSEVGSIHTVQGYDLNYAGVIIGPELTYDPALRRIVADRSNYHDKKGKENNPRLGIVYSDEQLLEYIVNIYGVLLTRGMLGTYVYVCDPTLRAYLSRFIPRAV, from the coding sequence ATGACCAGCTTTAGGATCGAGCGCCTCGCGCTCGACAGCGAGTCGGTCAAGGTGTGGGCAGATGGGGACGCGCGCCATCGGAACTGGCCGGTGGTCTACACGCTGAACAACGACAGCAGCATATACATCGGCGAGTCGCTGAATGCAGCAACTCGCATGACCCAGCACATCGCCAACGGGCGTGGCGGCCTGCATGCCGTTCGAGTGATTGTAGATGACCGTTTCAACAAGTCGGCGTGCCTCGATCTCGAGTCATACCTCATCCGGTTCTTCGCCGGCGACGGCAGATTCACGGTGGAGAACCGCAACGAAGGCATCACCGATGCAGATTACTACGACCGAGGTCAGTACCAGCAGACGTTCGACCAAGTCTTCGAGACCCTCCGCAAGGAGGGAATGTTCAGCCAGACGATTCCTCAGATCGTCAACAGCGACCTCTTCAAGCTCTCTCCCTTCAAGGCGCTGACGCAAGACCAGGCGGGGGCAGTCAACGACATCTTGGAGGGCCTTTTCGAGGATCTCGAGAACCGTCGATCGAGCACCATCGTCATCCAAGGTGACCCGGGCACGGGCAAAACCATCGTTGCGATCTACCTCATGAAGCTGCTCACCGACATCCGATCTCACCACAACGAAGACGTCGTCGAGAGTGACTCGATCTTCGCCCAGTACTTTCTGGAAGGGTACCCGGACCTGCTCCGCGACTTCCGCGTGGCGCTCGTAGTCCCTCAGCAGTCCCTGCGCCAATCGATCCAAAACGTCTTCGCCAAGACGCCCGGCCTCACGAAAGACATGGTCCTTTCGCAGTTCGACGTCGGCTTCAGCGAAACACCATACGACCTGCTGATCGTCGACGAGGCTCACAGACTTTCGCAGCGTGCGAACCAGTCCTCGGGTGTGCGCAACAGGGATTTCCAGACGATCAACGAGCGCCTGTTCGGGTCGGACGACGATGCCCTGACCCAGCTCGATTGGATCAAGAAGCAGAGCAACCATCAGATCTTCCTGGTCGATGCCGCCCAAAGTGTTCGTCCCGCCGACCTGCCCAAAGAGCGCATGAAATCTCTGCTCTCAGAGGCGAAGGACGACCACCGCCTGTACCCGCTGCTGACCCAGATGCGCCTTCAGGCTGGTGAGGACTACGTAACCTACGTCCGGTCGATGCTCACTGATTCTGCGCCCCAGCCTCAGGGGTTCGGCGAGTACGAGTTCGCGCTCTACGACGACCTGACGGCCATGCTCACGAGGATCCGTGAGAAGGAGCATGAGTCCAAGCTGGCGAGACTCGTCGCCGGTTATGCGTGGCCCTGGGTGAGCAAGAAGAACCCGAAGGCGTACGACATAGAGGTCGACGGTTGCAGGCTCCGCTGGAACTCGACGGACCGCGACTGGATCAACTCCCCGAAGTCGGTCAGCGAAGTCGGATCAATCCACACCGTGCAGGGGTACGACCTCAATTACGCGGGCGTCATCATCGGGCCGGAACTGACGTACGACCCCGCACTGCGGCGTATCGTGGCGGACCGAAGCAACTATCACGACAAGAAGGGCAAGGAGAACAATCCCCGGCTCGGCATCGTGTATTCGGACGAGCAACTACTGGAGTACATCGTCAATATTTATGGCGTTCTGCTCACGCGCGGAATGCTCGGCACGTACGTCTATGTCTGCGACCCCACGCTTCGCGCATATCTGAGTCGGTTCATCCCCCGTGCCGTGTGA
- a CDS encoding nucleotide pyrophosphohydrolase produces MRNDRLERLLQVLRDFVCERDWGQFHSPENLAKSVSVEAGELLECFQWGQPQDIAAVRHELADVLTYCLLLADRLELDPYDIVLEKLEITRAKYPVERSRGRSTKHDQL; encoded by the coding sequence GTGCGTAACGACCGGCTTGAGCGCCTCTTGCAGGTTCTTCGAGATTTCGTGTGTGAACGAGATTGGGGCCAGTTTCACTCCCCTGAGAATCTCGCAAAGAGTGTATCCGTCGAAGCCGGTGAGCTACTCGAGTGCTTCCAGTGGGGCCAGCCGCAAGACATCGCAGCCGTTCGCCACGAACTGGCGGATGTACTGACCTATTGCCTGCTCCTAGCCGATAGGCTGGAGCTTGATCCGTATGACATCGTGCTGGAGAAGCTCGAGATCACTCGGGCGAAGTACCCGGTCGAACGTTCCCGGGGGCGGAGTACCAAGCATGACCAGCTTTAG
- a CDS encoding reverse transcriptase domain-containing protein — MRPELTVEVLEAECRRLIQKHERYCRELRSEDVRRNRRSTTKSLGTIRRPDYWSADDGFNPYVVRSRAKTIVRAVNLAIRKDDYHPKPPIAHRIPKADGEFRTVSVFQIADTLISREVYASLLQKNRALMSSRSYAYRGDLSTHDAIQYICGEFSTSERIFVAEYDFKKFFDSISHDHIWRVLDSHPFLVSVHEKRILESLLAAPLQPTGRYESQAQIDPSKPRRGLPQGTAASLFLANAAAFDLDRALERLGVGFARYADDTLIWSRDYSQICEAVNALKNSSEQMGSALNPKKSPGIRLFVPSGERSEIQSTESINFVGYRFSRGKVGLRDGVIARMKNRVQDLIWMNLLRDARAGTLRDVRVAPSVDRDYVVLIMQLRRYLYGNLTEDRVRELERGEVKRVRFPGIMSYFPLADDQEQLKAFDGWLASTVHRALSKRAVYIRSGGVMCLPNPHGLTRSELLSAEGRTSDGERIDLRLPSITRFAGVMNRAAKEFGPNSIGRGAGTEEYQYAFERNVR, encoded by the coding sequence ATGCGCCCGGAACTAACAGTCGAGGTGCTGGAAGCGGAGTGCCGTCGCCTCATCCAGAAACATGAGCGCTATTGCCGAGAGCTCAGAAGTGAGGACGTCCGGCGCAACCGCCGCTCGACCACAAAATCCTTAGGCACCATCAGGCGCCCCGACTACTGGAGCGCCGACGACGGCTTCAACCCGTACGTTGTGCGCTCGCGGGCGAAGACCATCGTGCGCGCGGTGAACCTCGCGATTCGGAAGGACGACTACCACCCGAAACCACCGATTGCTCACCGCATCCCGAAGGCCGATGGGGAATTTAGGACCGTGTCCGTCTTCCAAATAGCCGACACTCTAATTTCGCGCGAGGTGTATGCAAGCCTCCTACAAAAAAACCGCGCGCTAATGAGCTCCCGCTCGTACGCTTATCGCGGTGATCTCAGCACTCACGATGCCATCCAGTATATTTGCGGCGAGTTCTCGACTTCCGAACGGATTTTCGTTGCAGAATACGACTTCAAGAAGTTCTTCGATTCAATTTCGCATGATCACATCTGGAGGGTACTTGACTCGCATCCCTTCTTAGTAAGTGTGCATGAGAAAAGAATCCTTGAGAGCCTTCTTGCCGCCCCACTCCAGCCTACAGGCCGATACGAAAGTCAGGCGCAGATCGATCCATCGAAACCACGGAGAGGACTGCCCCAAGGAACTGCAGCTTCGCTTTTCTTGGCGAACGCTGCGGCATTCGACTTGGACCGCGCCCTCGAGCGGCTAGGCGTCGGATTTGCTCGCTACGCGGACGACACCCTCATCTGGTCTCGGGACTACAGTCAAATATGCGAAGCGGTGAACGCACTCAAAAATTCCAGTGAACAAATGGGGTCTGCCCTGAACCCCAAGAAGTCACCCGGAATCCGACTATTTGTACCAAGCGGAGAACGCTCCGAAATTCAGAGCACCGAGTCAATCAATTTTGTTGGATACCGTTTTTCTAGGGGCAAGGTAGGTCTCCGCGATGGGGTGATCGCCCGAATGAAGAACCGCGTCCAAGACCTCATTTGGATGAATCTCCTAAGGGATGCCCGCGCGGGGACGTTGCGCGATGTCCGCGTCGCGCCGTCGGTCGACCGGGACTACGTGGTCTTAATCATGCAGCTACGACGGTATCTCTACGGCAACTTGACCGAGGATCGCGTTCGCGAACTTGAGCGCGGGGAAGTTAAAAGAGTTCGCTTTCCTGGAATCATGTCCTACTTCCCTTTAGCAGACGATCAGGAGCAGCTGAAGGCGTTCGATGGCTGGCTGGCCTCGACCGTCCATCGAGCCCTCTCGAAGCGCGCTGTATATATACGCTCGGGAGGAGTTATGTGCCTGCCCAATCCCCACGGACTAACTCGATCCGAGCTCCTCTCTGCGGAGGGGCGCACAAGCGACGGCGAACGAATCGACCTTCGGTTGCCTTCCATCACTCGTTTTGCTGGAGTGATGAATCGCGCCGCAAAGGAATTTGGACCAAATTCTATCGGGCGCGGAGCCGGCACAGAGGAATATCAGTATGCCTTCGAGCGCAACGTTCGATAG
- a CDS encoding aldehyde dehydrogenase family protein — MTTLATDHSATEAESAGREPGVARHLIDGAWTGTPTTERTNPARPGQVVALSPAGTADDADAAVAAAVRAQPAWAALPAPARGAILLKAATLLEERAGEVAADLVREEGKTLAEAGGEVKRAADVLRFFGSLGWAPSGDVLPSGTPGTTITTRREPMGVFALITPWNFPIAIPAWKAAPALISGNAVVLKPAELTPLSATHLARALTDAGLPDGVFNVVHGRGRVVGEALARDERVAGLSFTGSTAVGLHLKGILDGRRARVQLEMGGKNAVLVLDDADPEAAAAVVAAGAFGLTGQACTATSRVYATPGVREAFTAALVRLAGGYAPGDGLDGARMGAVVSEAQFAQDADAVRGAVSRGAVLLAGTHDADPVGGLFFPPAVLAGMAADDPIVTEEVFGPVVAVLEVADYGAGLAAVNASRYGLTAGICTDSLALATDFAARAQAGVVKVNRPTSGLDLNVPFGGVKDSSTNTFREQGRSAVEFYTWGKTVYLGV, encoded by the coding sequence ATGACCACCCTCGCCACAGACCACAGCGCCACCGAAGCCGAGAGCGCGGGCCGCGAGCCCGGCGTCGCCCGCCACCTCATAGACGGCGCCTGGACCGGCACCCCGACCACAGAGCGCACCAACCCCGCCCGCCCCGGCCAGGTGGTGGCCCTCTCCCCCGCCGGCACCGCCGACGACGCGGACGCCGCCGTCGCCGCGGCCGTGCGCGCCCAGCCCGCCTGGGCGGCGCTGCCCGCCCCGGCCCGCGGCGCGATCCTGCTCAAGGCCGCGACCCTGCTCGAGGAGCGCGCCGGGGAGGTGGCCGCGGACCTCGTGCGCGAGGAGGGCAAGACCCTGGCCGAGGCCGGCGGCGAGGTCAAGCGCGCCGCGGACGTGCTGCGCTTCTTCGGCTCGCTCGGCTGGGCCCCGTCCGGGGACGTGCTGCCCTCCGGCACCCCGGGCACCACGATCACCACCCGGCGGGAGCCGATGGGAGTCTTCGCGCTCATCACCCCGTGGAACTTCCCCATCGCGATCCCGGCGTGGAAGGCCGCGCCCGCCCTCATCTCCGGCAACGCCGTGGTGCTCAAGCCGGCCGAGCTCACCCCGCTGTCCGCGACGCACCTGGCCCGGGCCCTCACGGACGCCGGGCTGCCGGACGGGGTGTTCAACGTGGTCCACGGCCGCGGCCGGGTAGTGGGCGAGGCGCTGGCCCGCGACGAGCGCGTGGCCGGGCTGTCCTTCACCGGGTCCACGGCCGTGGGCCTGCACCTCAAGGGCATCCTGGACGGGCGCCGGGCCCGGGTGCAGCTCGAGATGGGCGGGAAGAACGCCGTGCTCGTGCTCGACGACGCGGACCCGGAGGCGGCCGCCGCGGTGGTCGCGGCCGGGGCGTTCGGGCTCACCGGGCAGGCGTGCACGGCGACCTCGCGCGTGTACGCCACCCCGGGGGTGCGGGAGGCGTTCACCGCCGCGCTCGTGCGGCTCGCCGGCGGGTACGCGCCCGGGGACGGGCTCGACGGGGCGCGGATGGGTGCCGTGGTGAGCGAGGCGCAGTTCGCGCAGGACGCCGACGCCGTGCGCGGCGCCGTCTCGCGTGGCGCTGTCTTGCTGGCCGGGACGCATGACGCCGACCCCGTCGGCGGGCTCTTCTTCCCGCCGGCCGTGCTGGCCGGGATGGCGGCGGACGACCCGATCGTGACCGAGGAGGTGTTCGGGCCGGTGGTCGCCGTGCTCGAGGTGGCGGACTACGGGGCCGGGCTCGCGGCCGTGAACGCGTCGCGGTACGGGCTCACGGCCGGGATCTGCACCGACTCGCTGGCGCTGGCGACGGACTTCGCGGCGCGGGCCCAGGCCGGTGTGGTGAAGGTCAACCGCCCCACGTCCGGACTGGACCTCAATGTCCCGTTCGGCGGGGTGAAGGACTCCTCGACGAACACGTTCCGTGAGCAGGGGCGGAGTGCGGTGGAGTTCTACACGTGGGGTAAGACGGTTTATCTGGGGGTTTAG
- a CDS encoding SDR family oxidoreductase, which translates to MDLGISDRTAFVAASTGGLGLAVARALAAEGVRVAITGRRRDRAERIAAELPGAVAVAADFTCPEGAVSAVDRAEEALGAPVDIAVLNGPGPKPGAAAAMGADELASAFDLLVRPQHALVTRVLPGMRKRRWGRVLAVGSSGVTAPLPNLAVSNTGRAALAGYLKTLAAEVALDAVTVNLLLPGRIATDRVAELDAAAAKRRGLAVEDVQLESRKTIPARRYGTPEEFGAAAAFLCGAPASYITGVALRCDGGLIRSL; encoded by the coding sequence ATGGACCTCGGAATCTCGGACCGCACCGCGTTCGTCGCGGCGTCCACGGGCGGGCTCGGCCTCGCGGTCGCGCGGGCCCTCGCCGCCGAGGGCGTGCGCGTGGCCATCACCGGCCGGCGCAGGGACCGGGCCGAGCGGATCGCCGCGGAGCTGCCCGGCGCCGTCGCCGTCGCCGCCGACTTCACGTGCCCCGAGGGCGCGGTCTCGGCCGTGGACCGGGCCGAGGAGGCGCTCGGGGCGCCGGTGGACATCGCGGTGCTCAACGGCCCAGGGCCCAAGCCCGGCGCCGCGGCGGCGATGGGCGCGGACGAGCTCGCGAGCGCGTTCGACCTCCTGGTCCGCCCGCAGCACGCCCTCGTGACCCGGGTGCTGCCCGGCATGCGCAAGCGCCGCTGGGGCCGGGTCCTGGCCGTCGGGTCCAGCGGCGTGACCGCTCCCCTGCCCAACCTCGCCGTCTCCAACACCGGCCGGGCCGCCCTCGCCGGGTACCTCAAGACGCTCGCGGCCGAGGTGGCGCTGGACGCCGTGACCGTGAACCTCCTGCTGCCCGGGCGCATCGCCACGGACCGCGTGGCCGAGCTGGACGCGGCCGCGGCCAAGCGCCGCGGCCTCGCCGTCGAGGACGTGCAGCTCGAGTCGCGCAAGACCATCCCCGCGCGCCGCTACGGCACGCCCGAGGAGTTCGGCGCCGCCGCCGCGTTCCTGTGCGGCGCGCCCGCCTCGTACATCACCGGCGTCGCGCTGCGGTGCGACGGCGGCCTTATCCGCAGCCTCTGA
- a CDS encoding dihydrodipicolinate synthase family protein — MTQHLERGVWGVVPTPFAGSALDVDADSLAQLAEHYEAVGAVGLTLLGVFGEAASLGIAEKALVLETAAEVTSLPIVAGVTALGTRPAIDEVLAAQAALGGRLAAVMVQANTASPGVLAAHLEGIHRATGAAIVLQDYPAASGVSVPAAAIADVVRRCPFIAAVKAEAPPTALNIARLSGAAVPVFGGLGGQGLLDELAAGAAGAMTGFSVPEALVAAVRAAERGGPEAARAVFAPFLPLVNFEQQPRIALALRKELFRRRGLIADASVRPPAAPFPAELAGVLAGELAAALGELGRLMATVSTAGTASTEGR, encoded by the coding sequence ATGACGCAGCATCTCGAGCGCGGCGTGTGGGGCGTGGTCCCCACGCCGTTCGCCGGCAGCGCCCTGGACGTGGACGCGGACAGCCTCGCCCAGCTCGCGGAGCACTACGAGGCCGTGGGCGCCGTGGGCCTGACCCTGCTCGGCGTCTTCGGCGAGGCCGCCTCGCTCGGCATCGCGGAGAAGGCCCTCGTGCTCGAGACCGCCGCGGAGGTGACGTCCCTGCCGATCGTCGCCGGCGTCACGGCCCTGGGCACGCGCCCGGCGATCGACGAGGTCCTCGCCGCCCAGGCGGCCCTCGGGGGCCGGCTCGCGGCGGTCATGGTGCAGGCCAACACGGCCAGCCCGGGCGTGCTCGCCGCACACCTCGAGGGCATCCACCGCGCCACCGGGGCCGCGATCGTGCTGCAGGACTACCCGGCCGCGAGCGGGGTGAGCGTGCCCGCGGCGGCGATAGCCGACGTGGTGCGCCGGTGCCCGTTCATCGCGGCGGTGAAGGCGGAGGCGCCGCCCACGGCGCTGAACATCGCCCGGCTCTCCGGTGCCGCGGTGCCCGTGTTCGGCGGGCTCGGCGGGCAGGGGCTGCTGGACGAGCTCGCCGCCGGCGCCGCCGGGGCCATGACCGGGTTCTCGGTGCCGGAGGCGCTCGTCGCCGCCGTCCGGGCCGCGGAGCGCGGCGGGCCGGAGGCGGCCCGCGCCGTCTTCGCGCCGTTCCTGCCGCTCGTGAACTTCGAGCAGCAGCCCCGGATCGCGCTCGCGCTGCGCAAGGAGCTGTTCCGGCGGCGCGGCCTCATCGCGGACGCCTCGGTGCGCCCGCCCGCCGCGCCGTTCCCGGCCGAGCTCGCCGGTGTGCTGGCCGGCGAGCTCGCCGCCGCGCTTGGGGAGCTCGGGCGTTTGATGGCCACTGTTTCGACTGCCGGCACGGCCTCGACGGAAGGACGCTGA
- a CDS encoding enoyl-CoA hydratase-related protein, whose translation MSAAPAPEAPAPEVSEAAHDGARLAVRDGVAWVVIDRPHVLNAVDGPTTARLNEIWAQIEADRSLRAVVITGAGERAFCVGADMSAAGVDKTGLEYWADLDPNGFGGLSLRATLDIPVIARVNGYALGGGMEMVLGADIVVAAEGAQFGLTEPRVGRLALDGGIHQLVRRVPYTQAMSLLLTGRKAKAAEMAAMGLVNEVVPAAELDAAVERWLDMIRACAPTSVRAVKQMVSRTAHLSAAEARAMRLPALMEALDSKDSAEGVLAFQEKRAPVWPGN comes from the coding sequence ATGAGCGCGGCTCCGGCTCCCGAGGCTCCGGCCCCCGAGGTCAGCGAGGCGGCGCACGACGGCGCGCGGCTGGCTGTGCGCGACGGCGTCGCCTGGGTGGTGATCGACCGCCCGCACGTGCTCAACGCCGTGGACGGCCCCACCACCGCCCGGCTGAACGAGATCTGGGCGCAGATCGAGGCCGACCGGTCGCTGCGCGCCGTGGTCATCACCGGCGCCGGCGAGCGCGCGTTCTGCGTCGGGGCGGACATGTCCGCCGCCGGCGTGGACAAGACCGGGCTCGAGTACTGGGCGGACCTGGACCCGAACGGGTTCGGCGGGCTGAGCCTGCGCGCCACGCTGGACATCCCGGTGATCGCCCGCGTCAACGGGTACGCGCTCGGCGGCGGGATGGAGATGGTCCTGGGCGCGGACATCGTCGTCGCCGCAGAGGGCGCGCAGTTCGGGCTCACCGAGCCGCGCGTGGGCCGCCTCGCCCTGGACGGCGGCATCCACCAGCTCGTGCGCCGCGTCCCGTACACGCAGGCCATGTCCCTCCTGCTCACCGGGCGCAAGGCCAAGGCCGCGGAGATGGCCGCGATGGGGCTCGTGAACGAGGTGGTCCCGGCCGCCGAGCTGGACGCCGCGGTGGAGCGGTGGCTGGACATGATCCGCGCCTGCGCCCCCACCTCGGTGCGGGCCGTGAAGCAGATGGTCTCCCGCACCGCGCACCTGAGCGCGGCCGAGGCCCGGGCCATGCGCCTGCCGGCCCTCATGGAGGCCCTGGACAGCAAGGATTCGGCCGAGGGGGTGCTCGCCTTCCAGGAGAAGCGCGCGCCCGTGTGGCCGGGGAACTAG
- a CDS encoding CaiB/BaiF CoA transferase family protein yields the protein MAEKLAEALAATHSPAAAEAPEAGTGVVPPLHGIKVVDFTQVFMGPSATQLLGDYGADVIKIERPGAGDISRNSFPDPDGQDNPIFLAINRNKRSISVDTRTEEGRAVIGRLIADADVVVSNFRAGVMERMGFGYEELRRTNPGLIWASGTGFGTEGPYSHKGGQDAIAQAYSGVMWRRDREDLPPSIYPTTLCDYITGMHLLQGILLALRTREATGTGQKVEVTMYDSMLHLQMQEACMQLNRGYEVNWGAMPLSGVFETTDGAVCLVGGFTKDPLLHISRALGLDEDLTQRPEFTDLPRQFENKPALQAIFRERFATRPTAYWTDRLEEEGLLNAPVFTLEQTLADEQTRVNGMIVEAEHPTAGTVRMLNAPIRLSETPATVRRAAPRLGEHNAEVLRENGFDEETIGRLAELGVLR from the coding sequence GTGGCCGAGAAGCTCGCCGAGGCGCTGGCCGCGACCCACAGCCCTGCCGCAGCCGAGGCGCCCGAGGCGGGCACCGGCGTCGTGCCTCCCCTGCACGGGATCAAGGTGGTGGACTTCACCCAGGTGTTCATGGGCCCCAGCGCCACCCAGCTGCTGGGCGACTACGGCGCGGACGTGATCAAGATCGAGCGGCCGGGCGCCGGGGACATCTCCCGCAACTCGTTCCCGGACCCGGACGGCCAAGACAACCCGATCTTCCTGGCGATCAACCGCAACAAGCGCAGCATCAGCGTGGACACCCGCACCGAGGAGGGCCGGGCGGTGATCGGCCGGCTGATCGCGGACGCGGACGTGGTGGTCAGCAACTTCCGCGCCGGCGTCATGGAGCGCATGGGGTTCGGCTACGAGGAGCTGCGCCGCACCAACCCGGGCCTGATCTGGGCCTCCGGCACGGGCTTCGGTACCGAGGGACCATACTCGCACAAGGGCGGCCAGGACGCGATCGCACAGGCCTACTCGGGCGTGATGTGGCGGCGCGACCGCGAGGACCTGCCGCCCTCGATCTACCCGACCACGCTGTGCGACTACATCACCGGCATGCACCTGCTCCAGGGCATCCTGCTCGCCCTGCGCACCCGCGAGGCCACCGGCACCGGACAGAAGGTCGAGGTGACGATGTACGACTCGATGCTGCACCTGCAGATGCAGGAGGCGTGCATGCAGCTCAACCGCGGCTACGAGGTCAACTGGGGCGCCATGCCGCTCAGCGGAGTCTTCGAGACCACGGACGGGGCGGTGTGCCTAGTGGGCGGCTTCACGAAGGACCCGCTCCTGCACATCTCCCGCGCCCTGGGCCTGGACGAGGACCTCACGCAGCGGCCCGAGTTCACGGACCTGCCCCGGCAGTTCGAGAACAAGCCCGCGCTGCAGGCGATCTTCCGCGAGCGCTTCGCGACCCGGCCCACCGCGTACTGGACGGACCGGCTCGAGGAGGAGGGGCTGCTCAACGCCCCCGTGTTCACGCTCGAGCAGACCCTCGCGGACGAGCAGACCCGGGTCAACGGCATGATCGTCGAGGCCGAGCACCCCACCGCCGGCACCGTGCGCATGCTCAACGCCCCCATCCGCCTCTCGGAGACCCCCGCGACCGTGCGCCGCGCCGCCCCGCGGCTCGGCGAGCACAACGCCGAGGTGCTGCGCGAGAACGGCTTCGACGAGGAGACCATCGGGCGCCTGGCCGAGCTGGGGGTGCTGCGATGA